CGCCGAATTCTGCGGCAATCGGTTTCAAGCCGACGATGCCGACATACATCCCGACCGTCCCCACCATCATCAAAGCGAGCGAGACGAATAGGCGAACGATGACATAAGTACCGACCGGCGCCGTGACATCAGTCAATCGTGGGGAAGGCTCATTCATGGGCTGAAAAATCCGCGAAGAATCGGTCGATTAATTCGACCGGCGGCGATGATGACCGAAGTCTAGGTGCACCGCCAAACATCACAAGGAGAGTCATTGAATTCACGGCATCACTCTGCAAACGTGACGTTCGACCGTGTGCGCAGGGTAGGACGGCAGAGGCAACTAACGGAATGACTGAGGACATTAATAATGACTGATCAAAAAATGTGGGGCGATGAGCCCTATTACGGTCTGGATTTCGACTTCGATCCGCAATGGTTTCTAACCGACGAACAAAAGGAAATACAACGCAAACTGATTGAGCTCTGCCGCACCACGCTCGCGCCCAACGCCATCGAAAGTGACCGCGACAGCATATTTCCGCGAAAAAACATGGAGGCACTGGCGTCACAAGGCCTGCTCGCCCTTCACGTGCCGGAAAAATATGGCGGCATGGGACAGAACCATCAATGCGTCTGCATGGTGCTGGAGACCATCGCACGGTATGGCTGCGCCAGTACCGCCCTCGTTTTTACAATGCATTTGCTGGCGCTGAGCGCGCTACTTTTTCGCGCCACCGGCAATCGGGAAATCGAGAAAGTGCTGCGTCGGGTCAACAAAGACGTTTTTATCGGCACCGCCTCCTATTCAGATCCTGAGACCGGCTCGCATTTCTGGTATCCGATGATGTCGAGCGCCGTGGAAGTCCCTGGCGGATGGAAGGTCAACAAGAAATCCTCTTGGACCACGTCGGGTGGTTTCGCCGATTTTTATGTGACGCAAACGGCGAGCCCGAATTTCGACGGCGATTTCTCGAACTTATCGGTGTTTCTGTTATACGCCGATGAATGTGAGGCGATGCCGTCGAGCTGGGACGCCATGGGCATGCGCGGCAATCAATCGGGCCCGGTGACCTTCACCGATGTCGTCGTCGACAAAGACCGCATGGTCGGCCC
The Pseudomonadota bacterium genome window above contains:
- a CDS encoding acyl-CoA/acyl-ACP dehydrogenase — its product is MTDQKMWGDEPYYGLDFDFDPQWFLTDEQKEIQRKLIELCRTTLAPNAIESDRDSIFPRKNMEALASQGLLALHVPEKYGGMGQNHQCVCMVLETIARYGCASTALVFTMHLLALSALLFRATGNREIEKVLRRVNKDVFIGTASYSDPETGSHFWYPMMSSAVEVPGGWKVNKKSSWTTSGGFADFYVTQTASPNFDGDFSNLSVFLLYADECEAMPSSWDAMGMRGNQSGPVTFTDVVVDKDRMVGPPGDGAFSNDEALDPIGLLMLGACFNGLAMAAIDLAKRQATRKTHADVGMRVADYPTIQDYVGDAIMDTQSSRLYTGSVAQLLDSVTENCDWTLHERDPEASPRAKYLTWGW